Proteins encoded within one genomic window of Streptomyces sp. NBC_01314:
- a CDS encoding dihydrodipicolinate synthase family protein → MPTTENRPWRGVLVATALPLRDDLSVDHDKYAEHCAWLVENGCDGVVPNGSLGEYQVLTPEERAKVVETAVAAIGGARVMPGVAAYGSAESRRWAEQARDAGCASVMLLPPNAYRADERSVLAHYAEVAKAGVPVVAYNNPIDTKVDLVPELLTKLHGEGYIGAVKEFSGDVRRAYQLAELAPELDLLIGADDVLLELALAGAKGWVAGYPNALPAATVELYHAALDGDLATAKGLYEQLHPLLRWDSKVEFVQAIKLSMDIVGRHGGRCRPPRVELLPEQEAAIRAATEKAVAAGLA, encoded by the coding sequence ATGCCCACCACCGAGAACCGCCCCTGGCGCGGCGTCCTCGTCGCCACCGCGCTCCCCCTCCGCGACGATCTCTCCGTCGACCACGACAAGTACGCCGAGCACTGCGCCTGGCTGGTCGAGAACGGCTGTGACGGTGTCGTACCGAACGGCTCGCTCGGCGAGTACCAGGTGCTGACACCCGAGGAGCGCGCCAAGGTCGTCGAGACGGCCGTCGCCGCGATCGGCGGCGCGCGCGTGATGCCGGGGGTCGCGGCGTACGGGTCCGCCGAGTCCCGGCGCTGGGCCGAGCAGGCGCGGGACGCGGGCTGCGCCTCGGTGATGCTGCTGCCGCCGAACGCGTACCGCGCCGACGAGCGGTCCGTGCTCGCGCACTACGCGGAGGTCGCGAAGGCGGGCGTCCCGGTCGTGGCGTACAACAACCCGATCGACACCAAGGTCGACCTCGTCCCCGAACTGCTCACCAAGCTGCACGGCGAGGGGTACATCGGGGCCGTCAAGGAGTTCTCCGGCGATGTCCGCCGGGCGTACCAGCTCGCCGAACTCGCCCCGGAACTGGACCTGTTGATCGGCGCGGACGACGTGCTGCTGGAGCTGGCGCTCGCGGGCGCCAAGGGCTGGGTGGCGGGCTATCCGAACGCGCTGCCCGCCGCGACGGTCGAGCTGTACCACGCGGCGCTGGACGGCGACCTCGCGACGGCCAAGGGGCTGTACGAGCAGTTGCACCCGCTGCTGCGCTGGGACTCCAAGGTCGAGTTCGTGCAGGCCATCAAGTTGTCCATGGACATCGTGGGCCGGCACGGCGGACGCTGCCGTCCGCCCCGGGTGGAGCTGCTGCCGGAGCAGGAGGCCGCGATCCGGGCGGCCACCGAGAAGGCCGTCGCGGCGGGCCTCGCGTAA
- a CDS encoding proline racemase family protein yields MRSKLVLHAVDSHTEGMPTRVITGGIGTIPGATMNERRLWFREHRDDVKQLLMNEPRGHAAMSGAILQPPTRPDCDYGVVYIEVSGYLPMCGHGTIGVATVLVETGMVEVVEPVTTIRLDTPAGLVVAEVAVEDGAAKAVTLRNVPSFSAGLDREIALADGRTVTYDLAYGGNFYAILPLEQFGLPFDRDRKDDILKAGLALMDAVNAEEEPVHPEDPSIRGLHHVHLYAPGATARHSRHAMAIHPGWFDRSPCGTGTSARMAQLHARGELPLHTEFVNESFIGTRFTGRLLGETEVAGVPAVLPSFTGRAWITGTAQYLLDPSDPFPSGFVL; encoded by the coding sequence ATGCGCAGCAAACTCGTCCTGCACGCCGTCGACTCGCACACCGAGGGCATGCCCACCCGGGTGATCACCGGCGGGATCGGCACGATCCCCGGCGCGACCATGAACGAACGACGACTGTGGTTCCGTGAACACCGCGACGACGTCAAGCAGTTGCTGATGAACGAGCCGCGCGGCCACGCGGCGATGAGCGGCGCGATCCTGCAGCCGCCGACCCGCCCCGACTGCGACTACGGCGTGGTCTACATCGAGGTCTCCGGCTATCTGCCCATGTGTGGCCACGGCACGATCGGTGTCGCGACCGTGCTCGTGGAGACCGGCATGGTCGAGGTCGTCGAGCCGGTCACCACCATCCGTCTCGACACCCCGGCGGGGCTCGTCGTCGCCGAGGTGGCGGTGGAGGACGGCGCGGCGAAGGCGGTCACCCTGCGGAACGTGCCGTCGTTCTCCGCCGGCCTCGACCGCGAGATCGCTCTCGCCGACGGGCGGACGGTGACCTACGACCTCGCGTACGGCGGCAACTTCTACGCCATCCTGCCGCTGGAGCAGTTCGGGCTGCCCTTCGACCGCGACCGCAAGGACGACATCCTCAAGGCCGGCCTCGCTCTGATGGACGCCGTCAACGCCGAGGAGGAACCCGTCCACCCGGAGGACCCGTCGATCCGCGGCCTCCACCACGTCCACCTGTACGCCCCCGGCGCCACCGCCCGGCACTCGCGCCACGCGATGGCCATCCACCCCGGCTGGTTCGACCGCTCACCCTGCGGTACGGGCACCAGCGCGCGCATGGCGCAACTGCACGCGCGGGGTGAACTGCCGCTGCACACCGAGTTCGTGAACGAGTCCTTCATCGGCACCCGGTTCACGGGGCGGCTGCTCGGCGAGACCGAGGTGGCCGGTGTCCCGGCCGTGCTGCCCAGCTTCACCGGCCGTGCCTGGATCACCGGCACGGCCCAGTATCTGCTCGACCCGTCCGACCCGTTCCCGTCCGGATTCGTCCTCTAG
- a CDS encoding GntR family transcriptional regulator, whose protein sequence is MASRRTGAPSAAVAAAPPAPALPVLGGKKSSYRERVADALRAALIAGELRPGEVHSAPGLAARFGVSATPVREAMLDLVKEGLVDTVPNKGFRVTAVTERQLDEYTHVRSLIEIPTTVGLARTADPVSLEALRPAAREIVAAAAAGDLIAYVEADTRFHLGLLALAGNAHLVEVVGDLRKRARLYGLTALAESGRLLSSAQEHLELLDALLDRDEAAVHAVMTRHLGHVRGMWAAPD, encoded by the coding sequence ATGGCCTCGCGGCGCACAGGCGCCCCGTCCGCCGCTGTCGCCGCCGCTCCCCCGGCCCCCGCCCTGCCCGTGCTCGGCGGCAAGAAGAGCAGCTACCGCGAGCGGGTCGCCGACGCGCTGCGGGCCGCGCTGATCGCCGGTGAGCTGCGGCCGGGCGAGGTGCACTCCGCGCCCGGCCTCGCCGCCCGCTTCGGTGTCTCGGCGACGCCGGTGCGCGAGGCCATGCTGGATCTGGTCAAGGAGGGCCTGGTCGACACCGTGCCCAACAAGGGGTTCCGGGTCACCGCCGTCACGGAGAGGCAGCTCGACGAGTACACCCACGTCCGCTCGCTCATCGAGATCCCGACCACCGTCGGTCTGGCCCGGACCGCCGACCCGGTCTCCCTGGAGGCGCTGCGGCCCGCCGCCCGGGAGATCGTCGCCGCCGCGGCCGCCGGGGACCTCATCGCGTACGTCGAGGCCGACACCCGCTTCCACCTCGGTCTGCTGGCCCTCGCGGGCAATGCGCACCTCGTCGAGGTGGTCGGCGACCTGCGCAAACGCGCCCGCCTGTACGGTCTGACCGCGCTCGCCGAGTCCGGTCGCCTGCTCTCCTCGGCACAGGAGCACCTGGAACTCCTGGACGCCCTCCTCGACCGCGACGAGGCAGCCGTGCACGCGGTGATGACCCGCCACCTCGGCCATGTGCGCGGAATGTGGGCCGCACCCGACTGA
- a CDS encoding NUDIX hydrolase family protein — MTETTPGWLPSDELESARARMPILYVEAVPVRVDDSGEVTSIGLLLRIGPDGTVSRNLVSGRVMHHERVRDALLRHLEKDLGPVALPRVPSALQPFTVAEYFPTQGVTPFHDPRQHAVSLAYIVPVSGDCRPRQDALDLVWFSPQEAASESVQSEMPGGQGVLLKQALAHVGCLS, encoded by the coding sequence ATGACCGAAACCACGCCGGGCTGGCTGCCGTCCGACGAACTCGAATCGGCGCGGGCCCGGATGCCGATCCTGTACGTCGAGGCCGTGCCCGTACGCGTCGACGACAGCGGCGAAGTCACCAGCATCGGGCTGCTGCTGCGCATCGGCCCGGACGGGACGGTCAGCCGCAATCTGGTCTCCGGCCGCGTGATGCACCACGAGCGGGTGCGCGACGCGCTCCTGCGGCACCTGGAGAAGGACCTCGGACCGGTGGCGCTGCCGCGCGTACCGTCGGCCCTGCAGCCCTTCACCGTCGCCGAGTACTTCCCGACGCAGGGCGTCACCCCGTTCCACGACCCGCGTCAGCACGCGGTGTCCCTCGCCTACATCGTCCCGGTGTCCGGCGACTGCCGCCCCCGGCAGGACGCCCTCGACCTGGTGTGGTTCAGCCCTCAGGAGGCGGCGTCGGAGTCGGTCCAGAGCGAGATGCCGGGCGGCCAGGGAGTCCTGCTGAAGCAGGCCCTGGCGCACGTGGGCTGTCTGTCCTGA
- a CDS encoding tetratricopeptide repeat protein, with product MVTDRYGNRLYECTAEGAGHLDRAVEGLLFFRPEFPNAVAAAVAACPTSPLAQSFAAYLGVLGTESRDATEAGRRFADFSAGLDRSSLPPRERMHLAAAEAWLGGDLGRAGQVLEELVVECPRDPLALAVGHQLDFFTGDATRLRDRIGGALPAWDADDPHRGPLMGMYAFGLEESGHYGRAQEVGRAAVEQNARDIWAIHAVVHVHEMQGRFAEGIDFLDARLDDWASGSLLTVHSWWHYALYALEAGDTATALRIHDAVLHHEDSTGFVMELLDAASLLWRFLLDGSDQDARWQALADAWAAREDPPFYAFNDVHAVMAFAGAGRLDTADEFVADRRRWLRAARQGGRPHTNRVMTGEIGLPVCEALVAYAREDYPAVVELLWPIRRRLHTFGGSHAQRDAIQRTLLEAALRARRDDLARLLLGERTGLSPHSPYNWLGQARLADALGEAGRAALARDSATELAAPAAERLSRNPRHTYLERRP from the coding sequence ATGGTGACCGACCGGTACGGCAACCGCCTGTACGAGTGCACCGCCGAAGGGGCGGGGCACCTGGACCGGGCCGTGGAGGGGCTGTTGTTCTTCCGGCCCGAGTTCCCGAACGCCGTCGCGGCCGCGGTGGCCGCGTGTCCGACCTCGCCGCTGGCCCAGTCGTTCGCCGCCTACCTCGGGGTGCTGGGGACCGAGTCCCGTGACGCCACGGAGGCCGGCCGTCGCTTCGCGGACTTCAGCGCCGGGCTGGACCGTTCATCGCTGCCCCCGCGGGAGCGGATGCACCTGGCGGCGGCGGAGGCCTGGCTCGGGGGTGACCTGGGGCGGGCCGGGCAGGTGCTGGAGGAGCTGGTCGTGGAGTGCCCGCGTGATCCGCTAGCCCTGGCGGTGGGCCATCAGCTCGACTTCTTCACCGGGGACGCCACCCGCCTGCGGGACCGGATCGGCGGGGCCCTGCCCGCGTGGGACGCGGACGACCCCCACCGCGGGCCACTGATGGGCATGTACGCCTTCGGCCTGGAGGAGTCGGGACACTACGGCCGGGCCCAGGAAGTGGGCAGGGCCGCCGTCGAACAGAACGCCCGTGACATCTGGGCCATCCACGCGGTCGTGCACGTGCACGAGATGCAGGGGCGGTTCGCCGAGGGGATCGACTTCCTCGACGCGCGACTCGACGACTGGGCGAGCGGCAGTCTGCTGACGGTCCACAGCTGGTGGCACTACGCCCTGTACGCGCTGGAGGCGGGTGACACCGCGACGGCCCTGCGGATCCACGACGCCGTACTGCACCACGAGGACTCGACCGGGTTCGTCATGGAACTCCTCGACGCCGCCTCGCTGCTGTGGCGGTTCCTCCTGGACGGCTCGGACCAGGACGCCCGCTGGCAGGCCCTGGCCGACGCGTGGGCCGCGCGCGAGGACCCGCCGTTCTACGCCTTCAACGACGTGCACGCCGTCATGGCCTTCGCGGGAGCGGGGCGGCTGGACACGGCGGACGAGTTCGTGGCCGACCGACGGCGCTGGCTGCGGGCGGCCCGGCAGGGCGGGCGGCCCCACACCAATCGTGTGATGACCGGCGAGATCGGCCTGCCCGTGTGCGAGGCGCTGGTGGCGTACGCCCGCGAGGACTACCCGGCGGTGGTGGAACTGCTCTGGCCCATCCGCCGCCGACTGCACACCTTCGGCGGCAGCCACGCCCAGCGGGACGCCATCCAGCGCACCCTTCTGGAGGCGGCCCTCCGCGCCCGCCGGGACGACCTGGCGCGGCTCCTGCTCGGCGAACGCACCGGCCTGAGCCCCCACAGCCCCTACAACTGGCTCGGCCAGGCCCGTCTCGCCGACGCACTCGGCGAAGCGGGCCGGGCAGCCCTCGCCCGCGACTCGGCGACCGAGCTGGCGGCGCCCGCAGCGGAGAGGCTGAGCCGGAACCCGCGCCACACGTATCTCGAACGGAGGCCCTGA
- a CDS encoding ArsR family transcriptional regulator has translation MALRIHFTEIDLARTRVASRVDPLWELAASLHRLQSRRGRWAYAEWYRGARVAMREQGLERALRTTLLPLYPRAAYFPDFLTPPQTLGDLNGGLAELIATPPSRVGEEIALLDQAVGAPSWAPRLAERAEREALVQVLRTYYNAVVAPYQDRMAARIEAERAVRCRGIMDGGIEGMLAGLGPTMRWRRPVLHVRYPAMERDLYLNGRGITLVPSYFCWDAPVSLADPELPPVLYYPLLHEQPAPADALGGAPAERPLTDLLGRARAAAFHATAVGATTGELARAADVSASSASRHATALRNAGLITTIRQGATVLHTLTPLGASVLRATTGASTPCAEPVPP, from the coding sequence GTGGCGCTCCGGATACATTTCACCGAAATAGACCTCGCGAGAACACGCGTGGCGTCGCGGGTCGACCCCCTGTGGGAGCTCGCGGCGAGCCTGCACCGACTGCAGTCGCGCCGAGGTCGGTGGGCCTACGCCGAGTGGTACCGCGGGGCCCGGGTGGCGATGCGTGAGCAGGGCTTGGAGCGGGCGCTGCGCACCACCCTGCTGCCGCTGTACCCGAGGGCCGCCTACTTTCCCGACTTCCTCACGCCCCCGCAGACGCTCGGCGACCTGAACGGCGGGCTCGCCGAGCTGATCGCCACCCCGCCGAGCCGCGTCGGCGAGGAGATCGCCCTGCTCGACCAGGCCGTCGGAGCACCCTCCTGGGCACCCCGGCTCGCGGAGCGGGCGGAACGGGAGGCGCTGGTCCAGGTGTTACGCACCTACTACAACGCCGTCGTCGCCCCCTACCAGGACCGGATGGCGGCCCGGATCGAGGCGGAGCGGGCGGTGCGATGTCGCGGGATCATGGACGGGGGCATCGAGGGCATGCTCGCCGGGCTCGGTCCCACGATGCGGTGGCGGCGGCCCGTGCTGCACGTGCGCTACCCCGCGATGGAACGGGACCTGTATCTCAACGGACGGGGCATCACCCTCGTGCCCTCCTACTTCTGCTGGGACGCCCCGGTCAGCCTCGCCGATCCGGAACTGCCGCCCGTCCTGTACTACCCGCTTCTCCATGAACAGCCGGCGCCGGCCGATGCCCTGGGGGGTGCCCCCGCCGAGCGGCCGCTGACAGACCTGCTGGGGCGGGCGCGCGCCGCCGCCTTCCACGCCACGGCGGTCGGAGCCACGACCGGCGAGCTCGCCCGTGCCGCCGATGTGTCCGCGTCCTCCGCCAGCCGGCACGCGACCGCACTGCGCAACGCCGGTCTGATCACCACCATCCGGCAGGGCGCGACGGTACTGCACACCCTCACCCCGCTCGGCGCGTCCGTGCTCCGTGCCACGACCGGCGCGTCGACTCCCTGTGCGGAGCCGGTACCGCCGTGA
- a CDS encoding ABC transporter ATP-binding protein, giving the protein MAEIILEGVTKRFPDGALAVKDVDLEIADGEFVILVGPSGCGKSTTLNMIAGLEDITEGTLRIGDRVVNDLAPKERDVAMVFQSYALYPHMNVRENMGFPLRLAKVDKATIEAKVTEAARILDLTEHLDRKPANLSGGQRQRVAMGRAIVRDPKAFLMDEPLSNLDAKLRVQMRTQISRLQRRLATTTVYVTHDQTEAMTLGDRVVVMRQGLVQQIGTPAELYDLPRNIFVAGFIGSPAMNFVNATLEDGALRSPLGDLTLDDRTRQALERQNAPREVIVGLRPEAFEDAALAHDRDRTGPVFTATVEVLESLGSDVYVYFTAEGGPATTTELEELAKDSGLRDTGADTQHIVARLDAATRAREGEPVELQVDMAKAHVFDPATGANLTHPMRAD; this is encoded by the coding sequence ATGGCCGAGATCATCCTCGAGGGAGTCACCAAGCGCTTTCCCGACGGGGCCCTCGCCGTGAAGGACGTGGATCTCGAGATCGCCGACGGCGAGTTCGTGATCCTGGTCGGTCCGTCGGGATGCGGCAAGTCCACGACCCTGAACATGATCGCCGGACTCGAGGACATCACCGAGGGCACCCTGCGCATCGGGGACCGGGTCGTCAACGACCTCGCTCCCAAGGAGCGCGACGTCGCCATGGTGTTCCAGAGCTATGCCCTGTACCCGCACATGAACGTCCGGGAGAACATGGGCTTCCCCCTGCGCCTGGCCAAGGTGGACAAGGCCACCATCGAAGCCAAGGTGACGGAGGCTGCCCGGATCCTCGACCTCACCGAGCACCTGGACCGCAAGCCCGCCAACCTCTCCGGCGGGCAGCGTCAGCGGGTGGCCATGGGGCGGGCGATCGTCCGTGACCCCAAGGCGTTCCTGATGGACGAGCCGCTGTCCAACCTGGACGCCAAACTCCGGGTGCAGATGCGCACCCAGATCTCCCGGCTGCAGCGGCGCCTCGCCACGACCACCGTGTACGTCACCCACGACCAGACCGAGGCGATGACGCTCGGCGACCGGGTCGTGGTCATGAGACAGGGCCTGGTCCAGCAGATCGGAACACCCGCCGAGTTGTACGACCTGCCGCGCAACATCTTCGTCGCGGGCTTCATCGGCTCCCCGGCGATGAACTTCGTGAACGCCACTCTGGAGGACGGCGCCCTGCGCTCACCCCTGGGCGACCTGACGCTCGACGACCGTACGAGGCAGGCGCTGGAACGGCAGAACGCGCCCCGCGAGGTCATCGTCGGACTGCGACCGGAAGCTTTCGAGGACGCGGCCCTGGCACATGACCGGGACCGGACGGGCCCGGTCTTCACCGCCACCGTGGAGGTCCTGGAGTCGCTGGGCTCCGATGTGTATGTCTACTTCACCGCGGAGGGCGGGCCCGCGACGACCACCGAACTGGAGGAGCTCGCCAAGGACTCGGGCCTGCGCGACACCGGCGCCGACACCCAGCACATCGTGGCCCGCCTGGACGCGGCGACGCGTGCCCGCGAGGGCGAACCGGTGGAGCTGCAGGTCGACATGGCCAAGGCTCATGTGTTCGACCCGGCGACCGGGGCGAACCTCACGCATCCGATGAGGGCGGACTGA
- a CDS encoding carbohydrate ABC transporter permease, with amino-acid sequence MAAAGKTHAARWGVINVVVVLYALFPVWWIAALSFKDPTTLTDGNYIPTDWTWENYRGIFETAEFTRALVNSIGIALIATVIAVALGTMAAYAVARLRFPGKRVLIGMSLLIAMFPPISLVSPLFNIERIIGIFDTWVGLIIPYMTFSLPLAIYTLSAFFREIPWDLEKAAKVDGATPAQAFRMVIVPLAAPGVFTTAILVFIFCWNDFLFAISLTSTESARTVPAAIAFFTGSSQFQQPTGSIAAAAVVITIPIIVFVLLFQRRIVAGLTSGAVKG; translated from the coding sequence ATGGCCGCGGCGGGAAAGACGCATGCCGCCCGATGGGGCGTCATCAACGTGGTGGTGGTGCTGTACGCCCTGTTCCCGGTGTGGTGGATCGCCGCGCTGTCGTTCAAGGACCCCACCACCCTGACGGACGGCAACTACATCCCCACCGACTGGACCTGGGAGAACTACCGGGGCATCTTCGAGACCGCCGAGTTCACCCGAGCGCTGGTCAACTCGATCGGTATCGCACTGATCGCCACGGTGATCGCGGTGGCGCTGGGCACCATGGCCGCCTACGCGGTGGCCAGGCTGCGCTTCCCCGGTAAACGGGTCCTCATCGGCATGTCGCTGCTGATCGCCATGTTCCCCCCGATCTCCCTGGTGTCACCGCTGTTCAACATCGAGCGGATCATCGGGATCTTCGACACCTGGGTCGGGCTGATCATCCCGTACATGACCTTCTCCCTGCCGCTCGCGATCTACACCCTGTCGGCGTTCTTCCGGGAGATCCCCTGGGATCTGGAGAAGGCCGCCAAGGTCGACGGGGCGACGCCCGCGCAGGCCTTCCGGATGGTCATCGTGCCGCTGGCCGCACCAGGCGTGTTCACCACGGCCATTCTCGTGTTCATCTTCTGCTGGAACGACTTCCTGTTCGCGATCTCGCTGACGTCCACCGAGTCCGCGCGCACCGTGCCCGCCGCGATCGCGTTCTTCACCGGGAGCTCCCAGTTCCAACAGCCCACCGGGTCGATCGCCGCCGCCGCCGTGGTCATCACCATCCCGATCATCGTTTTCGTCCTGCTCTTCCAGCGGCGGATCGTCGCGGGACTGACCTCCGGGGCAGTCAAAGGCTGA
- a CDS encoding carbohydrate ABC transporter permease, with the protein MSTRARPAGTPPPPPEAETEQTGPDRAALSAGARQERRLGWLLCAPAVVVMIAVTAYPIGYAVYLSLQRYDLRFPGRAEFVGLSNYGAVLSSPFWWDAFWVTLFITAVSVAIELVLGMGLALVMHRTIFWRGVVRTSVLVPYGIVTVVAAFSWQYAWTPELGYLAELLPSGEAPLTEHWPALWLIILAEVWKTTPFMALLLLAGLALVPEETLKAAMVDGATAWQRFTKVMLPLMKPAILVALLFRTLDAFRIFDNIYILTAGAQGTGSLSILGYDNLFTALNLGIGSAISVLIFICVGIIAFTFVKLFGTAAPGAEVKR; encoded by the coding sequence ATGAGCACGCGGGCGCGACCGGCCGGAACCCCGCCGCCGCCCCCCGAGGCGGAGACGGAGCAGACGGGTCCGGACCGCGCGGCACTCTCGGCGGGCGCCCGGCAGGAGCGCCGGCTCGGCTGGCTGCTCTGCGCGCCCGCGGTCGTCGTCATGATCGCCGTGACCGCCTACCCCATCGGGTACGCCGTCTATCTGTCCCTCCAGCGGTACGACCTGCGCTTTCCCGGACGGGCGGAGTTCGTGGGCCTGAGCAACTACGGGGCGGTGCTGTCCTCCCCGTTCTGGTGGGACGCCTTCTGGGTCACGCTGTTCATCACCGCCGTCTCCGTGGCGATCGAACTCGTCCTCGGAATGGGGCTCGCCCTGGTGATGCACCGCACGATCTTCTGGCGCGGCGTCGTCCGTACGTCGGTCCTCGTCCCCTATGGGATCGTCACCGTGGTCGCCGCCTTCTCCTGGCAGTACGCCTGGACCCCGGAGCTCGGGTACCTCGCCGAGTTGTTGCCCAGCGGGGAGGCCCCGCTGACCGAGCACTGGCCCGCACTCTGGCTGATCATCCTCGCCGAGGTGTGGAAGACGACACCGTTCATGGCCCTGCTGCTGCTCGCGGGCCTCGCGCTGGTCCCCGAGGAGACCCTGAAGGCGGCCATGGTCGACGGTGCCACCGCCTGGCAGCGCTTCACCAAGGTCATGCTGCCGCTGATGAAACCGGCCATCCTGGTGGCACTGCTGTTCCGGACCCTGGACGCGTTCCGGATCTTCGACAACATCTACATCCTGACCGCGGGCGCCCAGGGAACCGGCTCTCTGTCGATCCTCGGGTACGACAACCTGTTCACGGCGCTGAACCTGGGCATCGGGTCGGCGATCTCGGTCCTGATCTTCATCTGCGTCGGGATCATCGCCTTCACCTTCGTCAAGCTGTTCGGCACCGCCGCACCCGGCGCGGAGGTGAAGCGCTGA
- a CDS encoding ABC transporter substrate-binding protein has product MLAACGSDEGSGRPTLNWYNFPDDSGALQKAADRCSQASGGRYRISYNKLPRAADGQRQQLVRRLAAEDDSLDILGLDVTWAAEFAEARWIREWTGAAKQQATEGTLRVPLETSTWKDKLYAVPYNTNTQLLWYRKDLVPTPPRTWAEMLDMAGALARQGKPHFVEIQGAQYEGLTVWFNTLINSAGGSILNASATEPSLGPPAVRAAGIMRDLAKSPAADPSLPNQMEDQNRLAMESGTAAFELNYPFVYPSMKANNPQLFKNFRWAPYPRVDPNRPARPTIGGIDLAVSAYSRHPDLAFEAALCLRNRENQLTAALEGGLPPTLRALYDEPAFMKEYPFSQDVLAALESASVRPITPVYQNVSIAVSHTLSPPSGIEPESSVDTIREQIDDALRSEGVIP; this is encoded by the coding sequence GTGCTCGCCGCTTGTGGCAGCGACGAGGGCTCCGGTAGACCCACCCTCAACTGGTACAACTTCCCGGACGACTCCGGTGCGCTGCAGAAGGCGGCCGACCGGTGCAGCCAGGCGTCGGGCGGCCGCTACAGGATCAGCTACAACAAGCTCCCGCGTGCCGCGGACGGCCAGCGTCAGCAGCTCGTCCGCAGACTCGCCGCCGAGGACGACTCGCTCGACATCCTGGGCCTGGACGTCACCTGGGCGGCGGAGTTCGCCGAGGCACGCTGGATCCGGGAGTGGACGGGAGCGGCGAAACAGCAGGCCACCGAAGGCACCCTGCGCGTACCGCTGGAGACCTCGACCTGGAAGGACAAGCTGTACGCCGTCCCGTACAACACCAACACCCAACTCCTTTGGTATCGCAAGGATTTGGTGCCCACCCCACCCAGGACCTGGGCCGAGATGCTGGACATGGCGGGCGCCCTCGCCCGGCAGGGCAAACCACACTTCGTGGAGATCCAGGGTGCCCAGTACGAGGGTCTGACCGTCTGGTTCAACACGCTGATCAACAGTGCGGGCGGCTCCATCCTCAACGCGAGCGCGACCGAGCCCTCCCTCGGTCCTCCTGCCGTGCGGGCCGCCGGGATCATGCGTGATCTGGCGAAGTCCCCGGCCGCGGACCCCTCCCTGCCCAACCAGATGGAGGACCAGAACCGCCTCGCCATGGAGTCGGGGACGGCGGCGTTCGAACTCAACTACCCGTTCGTCTATCCGTCGATGAAGGCGAACAACCCGCAGCTGTTCAAGAACTTTCGCTGGGCGCCGTACCCCCGGGTCGACCCGAACCGCCCGGCACGGCCCACCATCGGCGGCATCGATCTGGCGGTGAGCGCCTACTCGCGCCACCCCGACCTGGCCTTCGAGGCGGCGCTGTGCCTGCGCAACCGGGAGAACCAGCTCACCGCCGCGCTCGAGGGCGGTCTGCCGCCCACCCTGCGCGCCCTGTACGACGAGCCCGCGTTCATGAAGGAGTACCCCTTCTCCCAGGACGTGCTGGCCGCGCTGGAGTCGGCGAGCGTGCGCCCGATCACTCCGGTCTACCAGAACGTGTCGATCGCGGTCTCCCACACGCTGTCTCCGCCGTCCGGGATCGAACCGGAGAGCTCCGTCGACACCATCAGGGAGCAGATCGACGATGCCCTGCGATCCGAGGGTGTGATCCCGTGA
- a CDS encoding transketolase, with protein sequence MTTTAERTYGFADLPGLMGQMTGAEKHGPAATSTLDVLWVLYDRVLRVGPGRTDDPERDRFLLSKGHGPMAYYAVLAAKGFVPVDWLPGFGSYDSPLGHHPDRVLVPGAEIGSGSLGHGLPIAVGTALGLRAQGRADPAVWVLTGDAELDEGSNHEAIAYAGPAGLDRLHTVVIDNSSASHALPGGIAARFEAAGWSAQTVDGRDHEALYAAFTAPHPGRPRVVVARVEPKNA encoded by the coding sequence ATGACGACGACAGCGGAACGTACCTACGGGTTCGCGGATCTTCCCGGGCTGATGGGGCAGATGACGGGGGCCGAGAAGCACGGGCCGGCGGCCACGTCCACGCTGGACGTGCTGTGGGTGCTCTACGACCGGGTGCTACGGGTGGGGCCGGGGCGGACGGACGATCCGGAGCGGGACCGGTTCCTGTTGTCGAAGGGGCACGGGCCGATGGCGTACTACGCGGTGCTCGCGGCGAAGGGGTTCGTGCCCGTCGACTGGCTGCCCGGCTTCGGCTCGTACGACTCGCCGCTCGGCCATCACCCGGACCGGGTGCTCGTGCCGGGCGCGGAGATCGGCAGCGGGTCGCTCGGGCACGGGCTGCCGATCGCGGTCGGGACGGCGCTCGGGCTGCGGGCCCAGGGGCGGGCCGACCCGGCTGTGTGGGTACTGACCGGGGACGCCGAGCTGGACGAGGGCAGCAATCACGAGGCGATCGCGTACGCCGGACCGGCGGGACTCGACCGGCTGCACACCGTCGTGATCGACAACTCCTCCGCCAGTCATGCCCTGCCGGGTGGGATCGCCGCGCGGTTCGAGGCGGCGGGCTGGTCCGCGCAGACCGTGGACGGGCGCGACCACGAGGCGCTGTACGCCGCCTTCACCGCGCCGCATCCGGGTCGGCCGCGGGTCGTGGTGGCCCGCGTCGAGCCGAAGAACGCCTGA